From Acidimicrobiales bacterium, the proteins below share one genomic window:
- a CDS encoding metallophosphoesterase family protein, with amino-acid sequence MRIAVLGGAYSNPYALEAVLADARRRSCQRTFFLGDLGGFGAEPDALWPLLVGGGVECIAGNYDVAISQGGDDCGCGYRDPRDNEYAAIAFEYTRDHTSADFARWMGELPLEHREILDGVDVHMVHGSPLGVNDFFWESLPDHEVGARLDASGADLVLCTHSGLPWQKRLDDRLAVNVGVVGRPANDGRRDVWYAVVDLEGGRAEATLVPVAYDWRAQAASMRAAGLPEAFVDTIESGWWTSCLQVLPPLERSRGKYQLYRSEMAADQLHDGLGAASAAPDDALPVVALFGSALFPRRLWVSRAGDEGRRVELAAEAAESGFLEVCDADDTALVKRLAGPTDRPELTVTAEELRWHPAASDPGATVAAAGTPLAEARRRVTERVVAERQNDGRLPLAVGCAP; translated from the coding sequence GTGAGGATCGCCGTTCTCGGCGGCGCCTACTCCAACCCCTACGCCCTCGAAGCCGTCCTGGCCGACGCCCGCAGGCGGTCCTGCCAGCGCACGTTCTTCCTCGGCGACCTCGGCGGTTTCGGCGCCGAGCCGGACGCCCTGTGGCCGCTCCTCGTGGGTGGCGGCGTCGAGTGCATCGCCGGAAACTACGACGTGGCGATCTCCCAGGGCGGCGACGACTGCGGCTGCGGCTACCGCGACCCACGCGACAACGAGTACGCAGCCATCGCCTTCGAGTACACCCGGGACCACACCTCGGCCGACTTCGCCCGCTGGATGGGGGAGCTCCCGCTGGAGCACCGTGAGATCCTCGACGGGGTCGACGTGCACATGGTGCACGGGTCGCCCCTCGGAGTGAACGACTTCTTCTGGGAGTCACTGCCCGACCACGAGGTGGGCGCCCGCCTGGACGCCAGCGGCGCCGACTTGGTCCTGTGCACCCACAGCGGGCTGCCCTGGCAGAAGCGCCTCGATGATCGGCTGGCGGTGAACGTGGGCGTCGTCGGGCGACCGGCCAACGACGGGCGCCGGGACGTCTGGTACGCCGTGGTCGACCTCGAGGGGGGCCGGGCGGAGGCGACCCTGGTACCCGTCGCCTACGACTGGCGGGCCCAGGCCGCCTCGATGCGCGCGGCTGGGCTGCCCGAGGCGTTCGTGGACACCATCGAGTCCGGATGGTGGACCTCGTGCCTTCAGGTGCTCCCGCCACTGGAACGCTCGCGCGGCAAATACCAGCTGTACCGCTCCGAGATGGCGGCCGACCAGTTGCACGACGGCCTCGGTGCGGCATCGGCTGCGCCGGACGACGCGCTACCGGTCGTCGCCCTGTTCGGGTCCGCGCTGTTCCCCCGCCGCCTGTGGGTGTCTCGGGCCGGCGACGAGGGACGGCGGGTGGAGCTGGCGGCCGAGGCGGCGGAGTCGGGCTTTCTCGAGGTCTGCGACGCCGACGACACCGCCCTCGTAAAGCGGCTGGCGGGGCCGACCGACCGGCCGGAGCTCACCGTCACGGCTGAGGAGCTCCGCTGGCACCCGGCCGCCTCCGACCCGGGTGCCACCGTCGCGGCGGCGGGCACCCCGCTGGCCGAGGCCAGGCGACGGGTGACCGAGCGGGTGGTGGCCGAGCGGCAGAACGACGGCCGCCTTCCGCTGGCCGTCGGCTGCGCACCCTGA
- a CDS encoding ArsI/CadI family heavy metal resistance metalloenzyme gives MSRVQLAINVSDLDAAIAFYSKLLRMEPSKRRPGYANYSVESPPLKLVLIEGEGEPGSLNHLGVEVDSSCEVNETSKRFDAIGLDTLVEDQVPCCYALQDKVWVTDPDGAKWEIYTVLGESEVGTPGQQAAAGMTPAGAP, from the coding sequence ATGTCGAGGGTCCAGCTGGCCATCAACGTGAGCGATCTGGACGCAGCGATCGCCTTCTACTCCAAGCTCTTGCGCATGGAGCCGAGCAAGCGCCGGCCCGGCTACGCCAACTATTCCGTCGAGTCGCCGCCGCTGAAGCTGGTGCTGATCGAGGGAGAGGGTGAGCCCGGCTCGCTCAATCACCTGGGCGTCGAGGTGGACTCGAGTTGCGAGGTGAACGAGACGTCGAAGCGCTTCGACGCCATCGGTCTCGACACGCTCGTGGAGGACCAGGTGCCCTGCTGCTACGCCCTCCAGGACAAGGTGTGGGTCACCGATCCCGACGGTGCCAAGTGGGAGATCTACACGGTGCTCGGCGAGTCCGAGGTGGGCACCCCCGGGCAGCAGGCGGCCGCCGGCATGACGCCCGCCGGCGCCCCGTGA